A genome region from Purpureocillium takamizusanense chromosome 8, complete sequence includes the following:
- a CDS encoding uncharacterized protein (SECRETED:SignalP(1-19~SECRETED:cutsite=ALA-AP~SECRETED:prob=0.9177)~EggNog:ENOG503PSIV) — MRFNTLVVLFAGLAGSALAAPAPQVEQRSLITEIGKAVSGLEKTLGVTALEDILDKLLGGTLTKLEDALGVTFAEKLLGLSERGASPGTLQAIGEAVGMLLSGLGIDAVNAFLDSATGGLITSLEDALGVTDIEKALGIK, encoded by the exons ATGAGATTCAACACTCTTGTCGTCCTGTTCGCTGGCCTGGCAGGCAGCGCCcttgctgctcctgctcctc AAGTAGAGCAGCGGTCTCTCATCACAGAGATCGGCAAAGCAGTGTCCGGTCTGGAGAAAACCCTCGGCGTGACGGCACTTGAAGACATATTGGACAAATTGCTCGGCGGCACGCTCACCAAG ctcgaggacgccctGGGCGTCACCTTTGCGGAGAAGCTGCTGGGCCTGTCGGAGAggggcgcctcgcccggcaCGCTGCAGGCCatcggcgaggccgtcgggaTGCTCTTGTCCgggctcggcatcgacgccgtcaacgcATTCCTCGACAGCGCGACGGGAGGGTTGATTACctcgctcgaggacgcgctgggGGTGACGGACATTGAGAAGGCGCTTGGAATTAAgtga
- a CDS encoding uncharacterized protein (COG:K~EggNog:ENOG503NXVN~TransMembrane:1 (o573-596i)) — translation MEHTSRPLTKRPRASLACNACRQTKSKCDGNRPTCERCAKCNAECVYTQSGRDKRMDRQEERKANMALRSRVKELEAQLAAAGLGTQAADTPASAYPPVQPLDHDKSPGQTSHGGFSDVGSKATAQTPESTADAIATGLFDHPPVVDIGYFGSSSNHAFFWSLSASIENVSHRSTVRYQEPSRQSQAAHADEASRAPPLPMLPPSTYRNLQPDNDSFPGRALAVEWTTRFFDTVGSVLPYLSESQVLREIDVIDARDQGWQMAPRSSQALLSIVFAQALQTLDDRSPEPYYRRALGLLDEKTLYIPTVDSLQALLLLASFQQNTQRSMESWVPHYLAVRVAYQLGIHAPASYEYLAFQDKEIRSRLWFAVVNQDRILTAGLARPSLIPLQHVRMDLLELLDPARPSRATDGSCSRESLVYFRHLTALHEILGVTVDSLYSSNISSSHRLALGDLVARTIDLSWKLEQWRDGIAPPGVMTSNADFSMYSAAAMDQERYTILLSMFHFRAMMLIHGSLLMRVLERITSTGETASSGVLQDAALSLLKNYLWALREWLQLITSLLQHRRVFLNCNAVWWTCNYMMLSTSIHSFAFWLLAANLRFSIGTIGITTPDAEAMLRTSLDTLRTLGGTSIMSRKAHRCLHRYLSFLKNIAFGVDDQAHDAALTVAPAPGVVEWSQPTPASANGLPQAFRPEVISSCIDDMFGAVGQEEFMGTGFLSVGQHEGISDFDAAGFI, via the exons ATGGAGCACACGAGCCGCCCGCTGACCAAGCGCCCCCGCGCGTCGCTGGCCTGCAATGCGTGTCGTCAGACCAAGTCCAAG TGTGATGGCAACCGGCCGACGTGCGAGCGCTGCGCCAAGTGCAACGCCGAGTGCGTCTATACGCAGAGCGGCCGCGACAAGCGCATGGACCGGCAAGAGGAACGGAA AGCCAACATGGCCCTAAGGAGCCGCGTCAAGGAACTCGAAgcccagctggccgccgccggcctcggcacGCAGGCCGCGGATACTCCCGCCTCGGCCTATCCCCCGGTGCAGCCGCTCGACCACGACAAGTCGCCCGGCCAGACGAGCCACGGCGGCTTCTCCGACGTCGGTAGCAAGGCCACGGCCCAGACGCCAGAGTCCacggccgacgccatcgccaccggcCTCTTTGACCACCCCCCGGTTGTCGACATTGGCTATTTTG GCTCGAGCTCCAACCATGCCTTCTTCTGGTCTCTCTCCGCCAGTATCGAGAATGTGAGCCACCGGAGCACCGTGCGGTACCAGGAACCGTCCAGACAGAGTCAAGCCGCCCACGCAGACGAGGCTTCACGTGCTCCCCCACTTCCCATGctcccgccgtcgacctACCGCAACCTTCAGCCTGACAACGACTCCTTTCCTGGCCGTGCCTTGGCCGTCGAGTGGACGACGCGCTTCTTCGACACTGTAGGCTCCGTCCTGCCCTATCTCAGCGAATCGCAGGTGCTCAGAGAGATCGACGTCATCGACGCGCGCGATCAGGGCTGGCAAatggcgccgaggtcatCGCAGGCCCTACTCAGCATCGTATTTGCCCAGGCGCTGCAAACACTCGACGATCGGTCTCCAGAGCCGTACTACCGTAGGGCGCTCGGCTTGCTGGACGAAAAGACGCTGTACATCCCTACCGTCGACTCAC TGCAagccttgctgctgctcgcaaGCTTTCAGCAAAACACGCAGAGGTCGATGGAAAGCTGGGTGCCGCATTACTTGGCCGTGCGTGTGGCCTACCAGCTTGGCATCCATGCGCCTGCGTCGTACGAGTACCTAGCCTTCCAAGACAAGGAGATCCGATCACGCCTGTGGTTTGCTGTCGTCAATCAGGATAG AATCTTGACCGCTGGTCTCGCCCGTCCTTCCCTAATTCCCTTGCAACACGTTCGCATGGACCTTTTGGAGCTCCTTGACCCGGCGCGTCCGAGCAGAGCAACGGATGGGTCATGCTCGCGGGAAAGCCTGGTCTACTTTCGACATCTCAC GGCATTGCACGAGATTCTAGGGGTCACCGTCGACTCGCTCTACAGCTCCAATATCAGTTCCTCTCACCGACTGGCGCTTGGCGATCTGGTGGCCAGGACCATTGACCTCTCGTGGAAGCTAGAGCAGTGGCGAGACGGCATCGCACCACCCGGCGTCATGACCTCCAACGCCGATTTTAGCATGTACTCGGCGGCTGCCATGGACCAAGAACGCTACACAATACTGCTGTCCATGTTCCATTTTCGCGCCATGATGCTCATCCACGGGTCGCTGCTCATGAGAGTCCTGGAGCGCATAACGAGCACTGGTGAGACCGCATCTTCCGGCGTATTGCAGGATGCCGCCTTGTCACTCCTCAAAAACTACCTGTGGGCCTTGCGAGAGTGGTTGCAGCTCATCACTAGTCTATTGCAACACAGGCGGGTATTTCTGAACTGCAATGCCGTGTGGTGGACTTGCAACTACATGA TGCTATCAACCAGCATCCATTCCTTTGCTTTTTGGCTGCTCGCAGCCAACTTGAGATTCAGCATTGGGACGATAGGCATCACGACGCCAGACGCGGAGGCAATGCTCAGAACCAGCCTTGATACGCTGCGAACGCTGGGTGGCACCAGCATCATGAGCCGCAAGGCGCACCGCTGCCTTCACCGCTATCTCAGTTTTCTCAAGAATATCG CgttcggcgtcgacgaccagGCCCATGATGCGGCGCTCACAGTCGCACCAGCACCGGGGGTTGTTGAGTGGTCTCAGCCAACCCCTGCCAGCGCCAATGGACTTCCGCAGGCATTCCGGCCAGAGGTTATCTCGAGTTGCATCGATGACATGTTTGGAGCCGTCGGCCAAGAGGAGTTTATGGGTACCGGTTTTCTCTCTGTGGGCCAGCACGAGGGCATCAGCGACTTCGATGCAGCAGGGTTCATCTGA
- a CDS encoding Salicylate 1-monooxygenase (EggNog:ENOG503NUKG~COG:C), with protein sequence MSPHATDHPPRPGGPTPIEREHLRIAIIGAGMGGLGCALALAKMGFGDIHVYEHAPGLGFVGAGIQLAPNLVRVLDRLGCWKGIEAEATDVLETSIRDGCSNEELTHVYMPDIRQKYGHPHCTGHRASLAGGLYEACKAQPAVTFHFGHTLSSIDAFEPKAVFTVTPRQGSPCQVIADVLLAADGVKSVARTHLMQRLGATVHVEDTGQAAYRVMLPRDKMAADPEMLALLDSNQVTRWIGERRHWICYPIASRTIYNMSSIQPDVNFASVPSVTYTTKGSKAAMLQTFDDFCPLVRRMLGLVPDGDVCEWKLRVHKPLPAWVHGSVALVGDACHPTLPHLNQGASMAIEDGAVLAEVLSRAPSSSPDAINKCLRVYELLRKERTTTLVDLAAHSGRVLHLGEGRAKDERDREFAASRAKGSSVPDKWASPDVQKMIYSHDCMLEAGDRFEALFSHLNQQEPPGIER encoded by the exons ATGTCGCCGCACGCCACAGACCACCCGCCACGCCCCGGTGGTCCGACTCCCATCGAGCGGGAGCATctgcgcatcgccatcatcggcgccg GCATGGGCGGGCTGGGTTGCGCTCTGGCCCTTGCGAAAATGGGCTTCGGCGACATCCACGTCTACGAACACGCGCCCGGGCTGGGCTTCGTCGGGGCGGGGATCCAGCTCGCGCCCAACCTGGTGCGCGTGCTCGACCGCCTGGGCTGCTGGaagggcatcgaggccgaggcgaccGATGTGCTCGAAACGAGCATCCGAG ACGGCTGCTCCAACGAGGAGCTCACCCACGTTTACATGCCTGACATACGACAAAAATATGGCCATCCTCATTGCACCGGCCACcgcgcctccctcgccggcggACTTTACGAGGCGTGCaaggcccagcccgccgtcaCGTTCCATTTCGGCCACACATTGTCCAGCATCGATGCTTTCGAACCAAAGGCCGTCTTCACGGTGACACCTCGCCAAGGCAGCCCGTGTCAAGTCATTGCCGACgtccttctcgccgccgatggcgtcAAGTCTGTGGCTCGAACGCACCTGAtgcagcgtctcggcgcaACCGTCCATGTCGAGGATACCGGACAGGCCGCATACCGTGTCATGCTGCCCCGCGACAAGATGGCCGCCGACCCGGAGATGCTGGCCCTACTCGATAGCAACCAAGTCACGCGATGGATCGGAGAGAGGCGCCACTGGATATGCTACCCCATCGCATCGCGGACAATCTACAACATGTCCTCGATCCAGCCAGACGTCAACTTCGCCTCGGTACCGTCCGTGACGTACACGACCAAAGGatccaaggccgccatgcTTCAGACGTTTGACGACTTCTGTCCGTTGGTCCGCCGCATGCTGGGTCTGGTCCCAGATGGGGATGTCTGTGAATGGAAACTGCGGGTGCACAAGCCACTGCCGGCATGGGTTCACGGCTCCGTGGCCCTCGTTGGCGATGCATGCCACCCAACGCTGCCGCACCTGAATCAAggcgcctccatggccatcgaggacggcgccgtgctggcaGAGGTCTTGAGTCGAGCACCAAGCTCGTCGCCTGACGCCATCAACAAGTGTCTCCGCGTGTACGAACTCCTGCGAAAAGAGCGCACCACGACGCTTGTCGACCTGGCGGCTCACTCGGGGCGCGTCTTAcacctcggcgagggcaggGCCAAAGACGAACGCGACCGGGAATTTGCTGCATCCAGGGCCAAAGGATCCAGCGTCCCGGACAAGTGGGCCTCGCCGGACGTGCAGAAGATGATATACTCGCACGACTGCATGCTCGAGGCCGGGGATCGATTTGAAGCGCTGTTCAGTCATCTCAACCAACAAGAGCCCCCTGGAATCGAGAGGTAG
- a CDS encoding uncharacterized protein (COG:S~EggNog:ENOG503NVPG), producing MAGPESHGQSAFREHLPDPSSPRFVTMRSQDPRQYAQTFRDGRSPPWLHALYTHWQRLHAEPFKGITSDGVVRPGLFGLEDQGVPIGRIVDAANCAVAEMDETQRRRVRHHIDSPEWRSWSNPEFLLSDKGIRLDEVSDSLRDAVMQVLRAALSPEGYDKAVAAMRINGFLGELVQAPAIMNERSYNFVLFGDAPSTTRPWGFSLYGHHLCINAFFYKTQMVLSPCFTGAEPNAIDAGPYRGTRILHDEEALGLRLMRGLAPEMRHRAQTYTQMRDPAMPRGRWNHDDQRHLCGAFRDNRVVPYEGVCLGHVRPSLQNLASDIIAQFLLSLPARAREMRLAQARDWFHETYFSWIGPFEGGTDGDDDNDDGGGPAFYYRIQSPVVLVEFDHHSGVFLTNDQPARFHIHTILRTPNAGDYGMALRPLVSGVQQDFVWEGEAS from the exons ATGGCCGGGCCGGAGAGCCATGGCCAGAGCGCCTTTAGAGAGCACCTCCCGGacccctcgtcgccgcggttCGTGACCATGCGGTCCCAGGACCCGCGTCAGTACGCGCAGACGTTCAGAGACGGGCgatcgccgccgtggctgcaCGCCCTGTACACCCACTGGCAGCGCCTCCACGCGGAGCCCTTCAAGGGCATCACCTCGGACG GCGTCGTTCGGCCGGGGCTATTCGGGCTCGAGGATCAGGGCGTACCGATCGgacgcatcgtcgacgcggcgaaCTGTGCTGTCGCggagatggacgagacgCAGCGCCGACGGGTGCGCCATCACATCGACTCGCCCGAGTGGCGATCGTGGTCGAACCCAGAGTTTCTGCTGAGCGACAAGGGCATCCGGCTGGACGAGGTGTCCGACAgcctccgcgacgccgtcatgcAGGTGCTCCGTGCGGCCCTGTCCCCCGAGGGCTACGAcaaggccgtggcggccatgcgAATCAacggcttcctcggcgagctggtcCAAGCCCCGGCCATCATGAACGAGCGCTCGTATAACTTTGTGCTCTTCGGCGACgcaccctcgacgacgcggccctGGGGCTTCTCCCTGTACGGGCACCACCTCTGCATCAACGCCTTCTTCTACAAGACGCAGATGGTGCTCTCCCCCTGCTTCACAGGCGCTGAACCCAACGCCATCGATGCGGGGCCCTACCGGGGTACGCGTATCCtgcacgacgaggaggcgctgggccTGCGCCTGATGCGCGGCCTCGCGCCCGAGATGCGGCATCGCGCGCAGACGTACACGCAGATGAGGGATCCGGCGATGCCGCGGGGCCGCTGGaaccacgacgaccagcgCCACCTGTGCGGCGCGTTCCGCGACAACCGCGTGGTCCCATACGAGGGCGTATGTCTCGGGCATGTGCGTCCGTCGCTGCAGAATCTCGCGAgcgacatcatcgcccagTTTCTGTTGTCCTTGCCGGCCCGCGCACGCGAGATGCGCCTCGCACAGGCGCGCGACTGGTTCCACGAAACGTACTTTTCATGGATCGGGCCTTTCGAGGGCGGTaccgatggcgacgacgataacgACGACGGAGGCGGCCCAGCGTTCTACTACCGCATCCAGAGTCCCGTTGTGCTCGTCGAGTTTGACCATCACTCGGGCGTCTTCCTGACAAACGACCAGCCGGCCCGGTTCCATATCCACACGATCCTGCGCACGCCCAACGCGGGCGACTACGGCATGGCCCTGCGGCCGTTGGTCTCTGGCGTGCAACAGGACTTTGTGTGGGAAGGCGAAGCGAGCTGA
- a CDS encoding uncharacterized protein (COG:S~TransMembrane:12 (i63-86o98-116i128-147o153-174i186-210o216-235i292-313o325-346i367-389o401-422i429-451o463-482i)~EggNog:ENOG503NXNZ) encodes MAKAEAGHVDASLVCVTHEGAELTGFHREFLLRRYATVELDPVPSPSDADPLNWSRPKKQLNIFFVAFHSFIGLFTASAIQCTFVSIAQDLRVSVQDASYLVSVFIAVLGVAPLIWQPLSRVYGRRPVFLASLLFSLIGNVGCAVAHNYSAMAFFRAFTAFFISPPLALGSGVVGETFFKRERGQYMGVWAMMMTLGVPVGPLVFGFVAVRVGYRWIYWVLAIINGAQLIAYALLGSETRYVHNFALDERPRPSATQYLVMPRRVDPTGLAWYDFLHPLTLVNNPNVTIATVTYAMVFLWGCVMTTLMVPQIYPQIWGFDAEKVGLQYIAFIVGTVIGELGGGFASDQWMRAALRRNGAAPKPEFRLWLSYLGYLLTIGGVVVFLVRLGAASDTWDATPDVGMAIGGAGNQVVTTVMITYAVDCLPHDGAAIGTFVIFVRHIWGFIGPFWFPQMINALGFARSTAVPVAMIVGVSVIPTMLLQGLGERWRRKAA; translated from the exons ATGGCAAaagccgaggccggccacgTCGATGCAAGTCTTGTGTGTGTCACC CACGAGGGAGCCGAACTCACCGGCTTCCATCGCGAGTTTTTGCTTCGCCGTTATGCAACTGTCGAGCTGGACCCAGTGCCGTCTCCCAGTGATGCCGACCCGCTGAACTGGTCACGGCCCAAG AAACAATTGAACATATTTTTCGTTGCATTTCATTCCTTCATCGGCCTCTTCACCGCGTCGGCTATCCAGTGCACCTTCGTCTCCATCGCCCAAGACCTCCGCGTATCCGTGCAAGACGCAAGCTACCTCGTCTCTGTCTTCATCGCAgttctcggcgtcgcgccgctcATTTGGCAGCCATTGTCTCGCGTTTATGGCCGACGacccgtcttcctcgcctctCTGCTCTTCAGCCTGATCGGGAACGTCGGGTGCGCTGTCGCGCATAACTACTCGGCAATGGCTTTCTTTCGTGCTTTCACAGCCTTTTTCATCAGCCCGCCACTCGCCCTCGGaagcggcgtcgtgggcgagaCCTTCTTcaagagagaaagagggcAGTATATGGGAGTATGGGCTATGATGATGACCCTTGGCGTGCCGGTTGGCCCGCTGGTGTTTGGGTTCGTTGCAGTGAGGGTCGGATATCGATGGATATACTGGGTTCTCGCCATT ATAAATGGTGCGCAGCTCATCGCATACGCGCTCTTGGGGTCCGAGACACGATACGTCCACAAtttcgccctcgacgagagGCCTCGGCCTTCAGCGACGCAGTACCTTGTCATGCCCCGACGTGTCGACCCGACTGGCCTTGCCTGGTACGACTTCTTGCACCCCTTGACACTCGTCAACAACCCAAACGTAACCATCGCGACTGTCACGTACGCAATGGTCTTTCTCTGGGGTTGCGTCATGACCACGCTCATGGTCCCACAAATCTACCCGCAGATCTGGGGTTTTGATGCAGAGAAGGTGGGATTGCAGTATATCGCATTCATCGTGGGGACTGTCATTGGCGAACTTGGAGGCGGGTTCGCTTCGGACCAATggatgagggcggcgttgagacgcaacggcgccgcaccGAAGCCAGAATTTCGCCTATGGCTGAGTTACCTAGGGTATCTACTGACCATTGGCGGTGTCGTCGTATTCCTGGTGCGGCTTGGTGCGGCTTCGGATACCTGGGACGCGACGCCAGACGTGGGCATGGCGATTGGGGGAGCTGGCAATCAGGTCGTGACGACGGTCATGATAACGTACGCCGTTGACTGCCTCCCGCACGACGGAGCCGCAATCGGCACCTTTGTAATCTTTGTGCGCCACATTTGGGGGTTCATTGGGCCGTTCTG GTTCCCCCAAATGATCAACGCGCTTGGATTCGCGCGCAGCACTGCCGTTCCCGTTGCCATGATAGTCGGGGTGTCGGTGATTCCAACGATGCTGCTCCAGGGGCTGGGGgagaggtggcggcggaaaGCGGCATGA
- a CDS encoding uncharacterized protein (EggNog:ENOG502JMUP~COG:E) — MLAKPNPPVLRPHRPGDIGHIISRHAIVYFEDYGWDERFEAMVARIMADFVDQYNPKIERSWIAERDGVFLGCVFLVSDKDMPKTARIRALLVEHTARGLGLGRRLVQNCIDFAREAGYQDLVLYTNSILTPARQIYKAFGFRLVKEEDSLIFAPGTQAETWKLAL, encoded by the coding sequence ATGCTGGCCAAGCCCAACCCTCCCGTGTTGAGACCGCACCGCCCCGGCGATATCGGCCACATCATCAGCCGACACGCCATCGTCTACTTCGAAGACTATGGCTGGGACGAGCGGTTCGAGGCCATGGTCGCGCGCATCATGGCGGACTTCGTCGATCAATACAACCCGAAGATCGAGCGCAGCTGGATCGCAGAGCGAGACGGGGTGTTCCTCGGCTGTGTCTTTCTTGTCAGCGACAAAGACATgcccaagacggcgaggatcCGAGCGCTGTTGGTCGAGCACACGGCGCGTGGACtgggcctcggccggcggctggtgcAGAACTGCATTGACTTTGCCCGGGAGGCCGGGTACCAGGATCTGGTCCTCTACACGAACAGCATCTTGACACCCGCGCGGCAAATTTACAAGGCGTTTGGGTTCCGATTGGTGAAGGAGGAAGATTCGCTCATCTTTGCGCCTGGGACCCAAGCGGAGACGTGGAAACTGGCTCTGTGA
- a CDS encoding uncharacterized protein (TransMembrane:1 (i47-67o)~CAZy:AA1~EggNog:ENOG503P17W~COG:Q) translates to MRGRDSEEDRGLLHEDETEVKPPPRYASRSDSAAVALTACIASSSRWTIIGVLVLTSVLALPLLAFLGRGASPAVASHAPDGDQLAIRLHPDKHVARSPTTLTFNWNITRDLRAPDGVEKLVYLVNGAFPGPTIEARPGDRLVVNVFNGLESEGLSIHWHGLRMKGFNRMDGAIGLTQCPIPPGSDFVYDFTIGDDEHGTFWWHSHNQVQRGDGLYGGLVVHDPAAAASQHGDDVLVLIGDWYHRAQAEVLAWFADFSSLGNEPVPDSLLVNGNGRYDCSMAVPARPLNCTQRRQTDVAPLLARRSDGPARLRLINTGSLAGFSIKMDSATLEPVAVDGAGTVNQDAGQSVGILYPGERADVLLRWTDDDSGLPRLNIYLDEENFGGFPNEALNPNQTFHALPADNVTMQEEVTTLQLGNDHRDLATLTAASTRTSALPAKAQETILLYVKTQKLSHFENKPLGFVNHTTWQAQTPALLSLNRTSWDEHQLLPFVATDTQKPTTVDLVINNLDDGAHPIHLHGNSFYVLSSFRADGRAGWGSYNPYELGDPPAGLNLKNPVIKDTISVPRRGHVVVRLMADNPGLWMLHCHMLVHMGTGMVAGLHVGEQDDLDHVRGLDPSASTMCMKI, encoded by the exons ATGAGGGGCCGTGACTCCGAGGAAGACCGCGGCCTGCtgcacgaggacgagacAGAGGTGAAGCCGCCTCCACGATACGCAAGCCGGAgcgactcggccgccgtcgccctcacAGCCTGCAtcgcgagctcctcgagatGGACCATCATCGGAGTCCTGGTGCTGACATCGGTGCTCGCGTTACCTTTACTCGCCTTTCTTGGTCGTGGCGCATCACCGGCGGTGGCCTCGCACGCCCCAGACGGTGACCAGCTCGCCATCCGCCTTCACCCAGACAAGCACGTGGCGCGATCACCAACAACACTGACGTTCAATTGGAACATCACGCGAGACCTGCGCGCGCCCGACGGGGTGGAGAAGTTGGTCTATCTTGTGAACG GCGCTTTCCCCGGCCCAACCATCGAAGCCCGACCAGGCGACAGACTCGTCGTCAATGTGTTCAACGGCCTTGAGTCTGAGGGCCTGTCGATCCACTGGCATGGCCTCCGCATGAAGGGTTTCAACCGCATGGACGGGGCGATTGGCCTGACGCAATGCCCCATCCCGCCCGGAAGCGACTTTGTCTATGACTTTACCATtggggacgacgagcatggcACTTTTTGGTGGCATAGCCACAACCAAGTTCAACGCGGTGACGGCCTCTATGGAGGACTCGTCGTGCACgatcccgcggcggccgcttcgCAGCACGGGGACGACGTCCTAGTCTTGATCGGCGACTGGTATCATCGCGCTCAAGCAGAAGTGCTGGCCTGGTTCGCCGACTTCTCAAGTCTCGGCAACGAACCCGTGCCGGACTCGCtcctcgtcaacggcaaTGGGCGGTACGACTGCTCCATGGCCGTTCCCGCTCGGCCACTCAACTGCACCCAGAGGCGGCAGACCGATGTCGCCCCGCTACTTGCGCGGCGGTCCGACGGCCCAGCGCGGCTACGCCTGATCAACACGGGCTCACTCGCGGGCTTCTCTATCAAGATGGACAGCGCGACACTGGAGCCCGTTGCCGTGGATGGCGCTGGCACCGTCAATCAAGATGCGGGCCAATCAGTTGGCATCCTCTACCCCGGCGAGAGAGCCGATGTCCTGCTCAGGTGGACCGACGACGATAGCGGACTACCCCGCTTGAACATTTACCTTGACGAGGA GAATTTTGGTGGCTTTCCTAACGAGGCGCTGAATCCGAATCAGACGTTCCATGCTTTGCCTGCAGACAATGTAACTATGCAAGAAGAGGTCACCACGCTGCAACTTGGCAACGATCATCGCGACCTGGCAACCCTAACCGCGGCGTCAACTCGCACCTCAGCCCTGCCGGCCAAGGCTCAGGAGACCATTCTCTTGTACGTGAAGACGCAGAAGCTATCGCACTTCGAGAACAAGCCCCTGGGCTTCGTGAACCACACGACGTGGCAGGCACAGACGCCGGCCCTCCTGTCACTGAATCGCACTTCCTGGGACGAGCACCAGCTTCTCCCGTTTGTGGCGACGGACACGCAAAAGCCGACCACGGTTGACCTGGTCATTAACAACCTCGATGATGGTGCTCATCCGATCCACCTTCATGGAAATTCGTTTTACGTCCTATCTTCGTTCCGGGCCGATGGACGCGCCGGATGGGGCAGCTACAACCCGTACGAGTTGGGGGACCCGCCCGCCGGACTGAACCTGAAGAACCCCGTGATCAAAGACACAATTAGTGTGCCACGGAGAGGGCATGTTGTAGTGCGCTTGATGGCGGACAACCCTGGGCTATGGATGTTACATTGTCACATGCTGGTTCACATGGGCACGGGCATGGTGGCCGGGTTGCATGTTGGGGAACAGGATGACCTTGATCATGTCCGGGGCTTGGACCCCTCCGCATCAACGATGTGTATGAAGATATAG